A genome region from Triticum aestivum cultivar Chinese Spring chromosome 2B, IWGSC CS RefSeq v2.1, whole genome shotgun sequence includes the following:
- the LOC123042361 gene encoding G-type lectin S-receptor-like serine/threonine-protein kinase SD2-5 — MSAAVIATVSAVCATVAVVITIVVIRRCRRSRKKFYKKIMAKISEEINRRNRQLEACDAINDVVIEIGPVEKFLHDILNEKPMRFSSEQLASCTENYSTELGSGGFGVVYKGELPNGLPVAVKVLKVSMNKKVQEGFMAEIGTIGRTYHVHLVRLYGFCFDPDTKALVYEYLENGSLEKYLYRDGEGAGTGERKERLEWQTLHGIAIGTAKGIRYLHEECQQRIVHYDIKPANILLTADFTPKVADFGLARLGERENTHMSSLTGGGRGTPGYAAPELWMALPTTEKCDVYSFGMVLFEILGRRRNYDAQLEDESREWFPKWVWDKYEQGGMESIVSAAACVGEADREKAETMCKVALWCVQFQPSARPTMSSVVRMLEGEMAIVPPVNPFHYVSGGGSSSSWALSSGTGTGTFTSSSRDTGWDSKVSAASTPRKPTVAMVIGVKSTDPVTTQGFCPFVVTRGAPCGGFALFPVYM, encoded by the exons ATGTCGGCGGCTGTCATAGCAACCG TATCGGCGGTCTGTGCGACCGTGGCAGTAGTGATAACCATCGTTGTGATCAGACGATGCCGCCGTTCGAGGAAGAAATTTTACAAGAAGATCATGGCCAAGATCTCCGAAGAGATCAACAGAAGGAACAGACAGCTGGAAGCATGCGATGCCATCAACGACGTGGTGATCGAGATCGGCCCCGTGGAGAAGTTCCTCCACGACATCCTCAACGAGAAGCCGATGCGGTTCAGCTCCGAGCAGCTGGCATCGTGCACCGAGAACTACTCCACCGAGCTCGGCTCCGGCGGCTTCGGGGTGGTCTACAAGGGGGAGCTCCCCAACGGGCTGCCCGTGGCGGTGAAGGTGCTCAAGGTGTCCATGAACAAGAAGGTGCAGGAAGGGTTCATGGCAGAGATCGGCACCATCGGCCGAACCTACCACGTGCACCTCGTCAGGCTCTACGGCTTCTGCTTCGACCCGGACACCAAGGCGCTCGTCTACGAGTACCTCGAGAACGGCTCGCTGGAGAAGTACCTCTACCGCGACGGGGAGGGCGCCGGCACCGGCGAGAGAAAGGAGAGGCTCGAGTGGCAGACGCTGCACGGCATCGCCATCGGCACGGCCAAGGGGATAAGGTACCTCCACGAGGAGTGTCAGCAGAGGATCGTGCACTACGACATCAAGCCGGCCAACATCCTCCTGACCGCTGACTTCACGCCCAAGGTGGCGGACTTCGGGCTGGCCAGGCTCGGGGAGCGCGAGAACACGCACATGTCGTCGCTGACGGGAGGCGGTCGCGGGACGCCGGGGTACGCAGCGCCGGAGCTGTGGATGGCGCTGCCGACGACGGAGAAGtgcgacgtgtacagcttcggcaTGGTGCTGTTCGAGATCCTGGGCCGGCGCCGGAACTACGACGCCCAGCTGGAGGACGAGAGCCGTGAGTGGTTCCCCAAGTGGGTGTGGGACAAGTATGAGCAGGGGGGCATGGAGTCCATCGTGTCCGCGGCGGCCTGCGTCGGGGAGGCGGACCGGGAGAAGGCGGAGACCATGTGCAAGGTGGCGCTGTGGTGCGTCCAGTTCCAGCCGTCGGCGCGGCCGACCATGAGCAGCGTGGTGCGGATGCTGGAGGGGGAGATGGCCATCGTGCCGCCGGTGAACCCGTTCCACTACGTGTCGGGCGGCGGCAGCTCCAGCAGCTGGGCGCTGTCGAGCGGCACCGGCACCGGCACGTTCACCAGCAGCAGCCGTGATACGGGATGGGACAGCAAGGTCTCGGCAGCAAGTACTCCTCGTAAGCCGACAGTTGCAATGGTGATAGGTGTCAAGTCCACTGATCCAGTGACGACACAGGGGTTTTGCCCATTTGTAGTCACGCGTGGAGCTCCATGCGGAGGCTTTGCTCTGTTTCCAGTTTacatgtag